A region of the Vigna unguiculata cultivar IT97K-499-35 chromosome 9, ASM411807v1, whole genome shotgun sequence genome:
GGGTTCGCGATGTAATGCGGGTGATGGCAACTCCTGCACTTGCCCTGAGGATGAAACATGTGTGTCAAGAAAACAGCAGAGAAAAACTAGTGAAGATTTGCTTGTTCAGAAACCTTCTTCCTTAGTATCCAAAACCACATCTCAAGTTGTAGGAACACTGGTCTCTGGAAGCTTGGCAAATGGCCCTGTTTCCCTCAAGACTGGGGATGTTGGTCAATCTGGTTGTGTACAACAAATTCGGTCTACTTCGTATGCACCAAGTAGACCAGATTCTGTGGCGTACGCTTGTGGTGCTGATGGTGTTCAGGACCATGTTACTCATTCGTCTTCTCTTAATGCTGACCAGTTTTATAGGGCCGGTATTGCTgctgttaattttatttctgaTGTAGTTAATTATAAGTTTCCTTTGTCTGATGGCATGGGAATACTAAACTACCCTAAGAATTATATGGTTGATCCTGCCAGAGCCCTACCCAGCATTAGATCTTCCAATGTGCAGCAAATTAGAAAGGAGAGCTTTACTGCCGTTCATTCCAAGCCACCTGTTTCTACTCATCCGGAGCCGTCAAAACATACAAATAGTCATCATGGGGCAAAGGGAAAAGGTGATAAATCAAATTTAGCTAAAGGCTTTAAGCCTGTTGCTTCTCCAGGGACAGAGAAGTCAGGGGCAGCTCCAAATATTCCAGTAAATAGCCATGATCGCAGAGCCTTGCCACAGAGAACAAGATCTCGTTCAAACCGCTTTGTGACAAATTTTGGTTCTAATATGCCAAGTTCAAATCCACAGATGGCTGGGCCATTCAAGGAAAGTTTCGGTAAGTACACAAGGAATGCTAATATGTCAGCAGGAATTGCTCACTCAAACAGGCATTTTACTAATTCAGGGCATGTTGTGGATATGGTTAAAGATATCCTGAGACAGTTAAAGTGGGGTCCTGCTACGGAGAAGGCTCTTTATAAccttaatttttcaattgatgcGTACCAAGCTAACCAGATCCTAAAGCAACTTCAAGACCATACTGTTGCTCTTAGCTTCTTTTACTGGCTAAAGCGACAACCAGGCTTCTGGCATGATGGGCATAGTTACACGACCATGGTTGGTATCCTGGGCCGTGCAAGAGAGTTTGGTGCTATAAACAAATTGCTAGAACAGATGATCGAGGATGGATGCCAGCCTAATGTTGTTACTTACAATCGTCTAATTCACAGCTATGGCCGTGCAAACTACCTTAGGGAGGCACTGAATGTGTTCAACAAAATGCAGGAGATGGGATGTGAACCAGATCGTGTTACTTACTGCACACTCATAGATATCCATGCAAAAGCTGGATTTCTCGATGTGGCTATGTCTATGTATGAAAGAATGCAAGAAGTAGGCCTTTCTCCTGACACATTCACATACAGTGTCATGATCAACTGCCTTGGAAAATCTGGTAACTTATCTGCTGCACATAGGCTATTTTGTGAAATGGTTGATCAGGGTTGTGTTCCTAATATTGTCACATACAATATCTTGATTGCTTTACAAGCCAAAGCAAGGAACTATCAGATAGCATTGAAACTATACCGTGACATGCAGAATGCAGGATTTAAACCTGACAAAGTTACTTACAGCATTGTAATGGAGGTACTTGGTCACTGTGGGTATCTTGAGGAGGCAGAAGCAGTTTTCATTGAGATGAAACAGAACAATTGGGTTCCTGATGAACCTGTGTATGGTCTTCTGATAGACCTGTGGGGAAAGGCTGGTAATGTTGAGAAGGCTTGGGAATGGTATCAGGCAATGCTGAGAGCAGGTTTGCTTCCAAATGTACCAACTTGCAATTCACTTCTCAGTGCATTCCTAAGGGTGCATCGATTGCCAGATGCATATAATCTTCTCCAAAACATGGTGGCTCTGGGCTTAAACCCCTCTTTGCAGACTTACACTCTGCTTCTCAGTTGTTGTACGGATGCACAATCATCGTATGATATGTGTTTTTGTCGTGAGCTTATGGCAGTTACTGGCCATCCAGCACATGCATTTTTACAGTCCATGCCAGCAGCTGGACCTGATGGTCAAAACGTGCGGGATCATGCGAGCAGATTCTTAGACCTTATGCATTCTGAGGATAGAGAAGGCAAAAGGGGGCTTGTAGATGCAGTTGTGGACTTTCTTCATAAATCTGGGCTAAAGGAGGAGGCTGGTTCAGTTTGGGAGGTGGCTGCAGAAAAAAATGTGTACCCTGATGCTGTGAAGGAGAAAAGCTCTTGTTATTGGCTTATAAATCTTCATGTCATGTCTGATGGAACTGCTGTAACAGCATTGTCTAGGACTCTTGCTTGGTTTCGGCGACAGATGCTAACATCTGGTGTTGGCCCTAACCGGATAGATATCATCACTGGATGGGGTCGAAGGAGTAGGGTGACAGGTTCTTCTCTTGTGAGACAGACAGTGCATGAACTGCTGCATCTGTTCAGTTTCCCGTTTTTCACTGAAAATGGAAATTCAGGCTGTTTTGTAGGATGTGGAGAACCTCTTAGTCAATGGTTGCACCACTCTTATGTGGAGCGAATGCATTTACTGTAGTTGGTAATTGTAGAATTGTAGATTCGTTTCCACTTCAGCTTTAGACAATTTTGCTGAGGGAAATGAAGTGGGGTTTTTATGCACAGTGCTGACATTGTACGTATGTAATTGTAGGTGGTCAGTGTGCACTTATCCAAGTTATCAAATTTTTATGTTGAGAATGATAAACTGAATGCTTGTTAGTAGTCTTCACTCTGgtgttcttcattttcttattaatcacttatttaaaataatattaaaataaatagagattAAATTTCGTAAAGAATAGAAGGCTATATGGAATAAATCTCCTAAACCCAAAGAACAATCTGaaaatgttaaaagaaaaatatttaatggtaGACAACCATCAACTTTCTTTTAATCAATGTCAAAGCCTATGCAATCCTAAATCATGAACAAGATTAATTTCTTGAGATGCGAATGATCGATCACTTTCTTTAAAAACTTATCCGCTGTGTGTTCCGAAAGCCTTTTAGGTAGATTCTTGAAGGTATCGAGTACATGTGTTTTATAAGGTTAAAAAAGCGATATGtttaatgttttctttatttcactCATTCTCTAACTTCTTGACTATTTTAGACCATTACTTTAGTGAATTctatgtaagaaataaaataatagttatattttttctcGTCTTGAATTCTCACATTgggtagaaatgagaaagtagaacattatataatttatataaagatgaaggtccataaactcattgtcttaaggttttgggttgaaagtGATCTCAATGCCTTATGTAGAACCCCCTATGTAAACTTAAGAAGTATGGTACCAATGTAGTTGAAGACCGAAACTTAAGGCCGTGTTCGGATGAAGGGATAGATTTGagagagagtgtgaagatggatttgtATGGATTTAAAGAGAAGAATATGTATGTTTTTTTGAGTTGATTTAGAGaataaagtgagtggatttgaagataaattttatgaaagttagtgagtgatttgattgatatgataaattaaaaaaaaattaatagataaaatttttaaatttacaaaaatacccttcataataaaaatttaataaaattacaactgaataaattaaaaagttaaaatttaagaatattttaattatatttttatatattaattattatatatatatatatatagatatatataaattaataataaatacatatattattagtttttaacatatgataattattattaattattatatacttttattaattaataataataatcattttatatatatatattactagttatcatatattaatatattaatcattatatttataataatattttaaatattaattattattatatattattaataattatatatttatataaatatatatatatatatatatatatatatatttatttatttaacaattaatataataattattaataatatatatatatatatatataatattttaattattattaattattaataatttattatatatataaccggttatgtatatataaataataaattataataatatataatatataataatatatatttaatatataataatgtattatatgataataaaatgtGAGGACAAAAATGTAAAGTTTGATATATCAGTGCAAATCATCGCATTTGTGGTGAGATTGAACTGTGATGTATTTTCTCAAATCTATCCGcacttttctttgtttatttcttCAAACGAACAACAATTTATATGTTAATCTGTCTCttcaaatcaatttaaacaGTAATATCCCTTAAAACGAACAATTCGTAAGAGATTATCCCTCTTTGTTCTTCCATAATCATTGTGTCAACAACATTTATATCATTGAATTTTCCTTAGATTTGGATCCACTTGTTTATTTTGTCTCGATAAATTAATATAGTTGGTTTTTAGTGAATTAATACTTTGCATAAAGTTCTTCGTCATAATTTTCATAATCAAACTAGCTTCTATATGCGACATTTTTTTTACCTTAAGGCTTGTgggaaattatattatttgccTCGTTTATTTTGATTGTGTAATTTTTccactaaaattatattttctagaACTTCATTCACAACATCTTTCTGAGAGAATTAAACACACTTGAATATGATTTAGAaacatttgatatttttcaaataaaagttCCAGTTGTCCATTTAATCTTCTTGCTACACGAATACACTTTTTTCTGGgcactatttttttaattgagttataTTTTGTGTCACTCATTTAGAGTTTATATGGAAAAAAGTAGGTAAATTAGTTGGCATATTTACCTTTGATATGTATAATTGTTCTAAAATCCCttagaaaatgaaatataaaagaaaaggagaaagcaatggatggaaaaagaaaaaatataggaagtaaagaaatggaaaacaaaaagtgaaaaagagaACGATGAAATGCAattacaagagaaaaaaaagggaaatttgtttcttaatttttctttttttatataacttcTATTTTCTTATGACCTAAATGACTTTTTTTACTGCTATATGATagtaatatatttgattttcagTACTATTTTTCGGGATCTCACTGTAACTGGtttttctcttaaattaaaGGTttgtttccacaagtttcctaacatataaaattgaaaagaaaaaaaaaagaataattaaaaatattttatgaggAATAACATTTGCAAATTGTTTGTTTGAACAAACTTCTATTGAAATGttactaaaagataaaaatgaactccatgtataaattaatttgcataatttttctcatatatttttttctaacatgGGTACAagttcattttaataaatttcatttttttttatcttttagaaattattattgaaaaatttgtCAGAAAAACCCAAATTCGCTTATAGGCCAATTTTaggatgtgaaaaaaaaatattttatttgttatcgtttttcttttctaaacatacttataataaatttatccaaacaaaaaaaatactataaaaaagaaataattttttttacaaagaagatatataactataactaagattattgttaaatacTAGTTAAATTGACTGATCATTGACGTAATTGCTATTGTTTAagaaattttattacaattgaAAACATTATGTTGTTAAAGAAGGAAATCATTATTTAACTAAAACAATTCTCAAATGTAACGTctacttaaatattaattaaattatctttaatattaatatttaatttttaaaataacatttctctttttcaatagtataataacattaattaaataaaatgaccATTCAAGTAGTTCTTACCATTATGTAAgaattttattatagaaaaaaaaaacattagaagGAAACCTTAATTAAGGAAACTAACTAAATCAATGTAAGgtctatttaaatattaattaaacacATTGATATTAGTAAATTACTAATAACTCTACTTCGAAAACTTTATAAGCTATTTTTTAGTTAGTCTGTTGTTTATAAAACTTCATCTTACGATTAATTTTATTAGACGCCAACATTAAGGAGCCAATGAAAACTAAAATGAGTTGAATAGTTtctataatatttgaataaatctATTCTTAATAATTTAATCTTGATAAAGACTTATAtatccctaattttttttattaataaataatattaaattttgatgcattaattttttcattaagcTAATAATTGTAACAAAAGATTATCCATTCAAAAAACTTTTTAAACCCTTAAAAGATTGTCTATAACAATGTGTCACAAATAAAATCTTGagtacataaaaaataatcaccTTAGAAGTAAGACACTAAGTATAAGacactttttaaatataaccaTTCAAACCATCTTATCTAAGCAAAGTTGATCATTCATGTACCTAAGGTGATTCTGACATATGTTTTACATTAtgatttgataattattttggtGATAAAATGTTTTGTATTGTTTGTTTATAACTATTATGATTGAATGAGTGTGAATAATACATCTacaaatgattaattttagagtAATAATCATATTCATTTTAAGCCATGATTGAAAGTTAAGTATCTTTTAAAAGCATTTTAAAAAAgcttttataacaaattaatagattataaataacataatcaaTGATCATTAGTGATAACCTATTATTGTTagcattaaataattatttttttattaatttaaaacacaCATGTTCTTAATCAATTATCCAATTAACAATccattatttcaattttttcatgaGCATTTAGTcgattatttaatgtaattgactACGttgtattttcatatataacgaagaataatataatgaactgttatgaaatttaataaattaactttttaacatTATAATTAGGGATGACGAAGCGGGTCAGTCCGGTTCATTTTAGCCTGTCCCGTGTTTTGGCCCGCAAAGTGCAGGTCGAGTTGGCCCGCACTGCGTGCTGGCCTACATTTGTGATGAGcgaaatatttttgttgttgagtaaaataaaaacttttttatcttttattgatattcattttctatcgaAATAACTCTACCTaatcaaagacaaaaaaaataacaacgaACATTATAGCTAAAGTACAATAGAAACATGTCACCTTACAAGACATGTacctaaaaatgcataaaaaaatattccatattcaaaaactaaaa
Encoded here:
- the LOC114163346 gene encoding pentatricopeptide repeat-containing protein At1g18900-like, with protein sequence MQNMLRAKQISTLSSNARSFFLGGSRCNAGDGNSCTCPEDETCVSRKQQRKTSEDLLVQKPSSLVSKTTSQVVGTLVSGSLANGPVSLKTGDVGQSGCVQQIRSTSYAPSRPDSVAYACGADGVQDHVTHSSSLNADQFYRAGIAAVNFISDVVNYKFPLSDGMGILNYPKNYMVDPARALPSIRSSNVQQIRKESFTAVHSKPPVSTHPEPSKHTNSHHGAKGKGDKSNLAKGFKPVASPGTEKSGAAPNIPVNSHDRRALPQRTRSRSNRFVTNFGSNMPSSNPQMAGPFKESFGKYTRNANMSAGIAHSNRHFTNSGHVVDMVKDILRQLKWGPATEKALYNLNFSIDAYQANQILKQLQDHTVALSFFYWLKRQPGFWHDGHSYTTMVGILGRAREFGAINKLLEQMIEDGCQPNVVTYNRLIHSYGRANYLREALNVFNKMQEMGCEPDRVTYCTLIDIHAKAGFLDVAMSMYERMQEVGLSPDTFTYSVMINCLGKSGNLSAAHRLFCEMVDQGCVPNIVTYNILIALQAKARNYQIALKLYRDMQNAGFKPDKVTYSIVMEVLGHCGYLEEAEAVFIEMKQNNWVPDEPVYGLLIDLWGKAGNVEKAWEWYQAMLRAGLLPNVPTCNSLLSAFLRVHRLPDAYNLLQNMVALGLNPSLQTYTLLLSCCTDAQSSYDMCFCRELMAVTGHPAHAFLQSMPAAGPDGQNVRDHASRFLDLMHSEDREGKRGLVDAVVDFLHKSGLKEEAGSVWEVAAEKNVYPDAVKEKSSCYWLINLHVMSDGTAVTALSRTLAWFRRQMLTSGVGPNRIDIITGWGRRSRVTGSSLVRQTVHELLHLFSFPFFTENGNSGCFVGCGEPLSQWLHHSYVERMHLL